The Lycium barbarum isolate Lr01 chromosome 12, ASM1917538v2, whole genome shotgun sequence genome includes a region encoding these proteins:
- the LOC132623269 gene encoding homeobox-leucine zipper protein ATHB-52-like translates to MDFLNAQTRKNHLKCHKKRLTQDQVRLLEISFNSNNKLDSDRKSQLAQELGLPPRQVAIWYQNKRARWKSQSLEVDYKAMQQRLDSALEDNEKLKLEVERLRKELKKTQEMLLGFNTTTNNYSSISSSCDEVGSSCLQLHDQSKHNHLDKELYACLIGDEGHFGTPDGHNFFG, encoded by the coding sequence ATGGATTTCTTGAATGCCCAAACTAGGAAGAACCATCTAAAATGCCACAAGAAAAGGCTCACCCAAGATCAAGTGAGGCTCTTGGAGATCAGCTTCAACTCCAACAACAAGCTCGATTCTGATAGAAAATCCCAACTTGCCCAGGAACTGGGGTTGCCACCTAGACAAGTTGCAATATGGTATCAGAACAAGCGAGCACGTTGGAAAAGCCAAAGCCTCGAGGTTGACTACAAGGCCATGCAACAAAGACTAGATAGTGCTCTAGAAGATAATGAGAAGTTGAAATTGGAAGTTGAGAGGCTTCGAAAGGAACTAAAAAAAACTCAAGAAATGTTGTTGGGGTTCAACACCACAACTAATAATTATTCATCAATTTCAAGCTCTTGTGATGAAGTTGGGAGTTCATGTTTGCAGCTTCATGATCAATCTAAACATAATCATCTTGATAAGGAGCTTTATGCTTGTTTAATCGGTGATGAAGGCCACTTTGGGACACCCGATGGGCATAATTTCTTTGGTTAA